One window from the genome of bacterium encodes:
- a CDS encoding sigma-70 family RNA polymerase sigma factor — translation MEDSRIIELVLSGDHEAFGLLMDRYYAMVYRLCFNMSGNVPDAEELAHDSFVEAYLNLSQLREPEKFAGWLKTIALNICRMWYRKNQQRDLELVEEHIASVDEGDEDSSIYARMSYGLSTLSTSHRLVIALYYHEGLSYDEIATFLEVPKGTVMSRLHRARQALKEVMEQMTEYEEIPDVPDDKFKEVVQAEIAVLMKMFPDEPNVPERLTLVLKKSPGRLADLVAGANADEMLRNIAILLPHLGSEAIDTVLSCRFSDDEYKVSKTSQLLRIYASRCGMVSPREGMPDIASKEAYLLLDRLFAHPADDSAKAEVLLEMMEASEHSCPALLFANALMCYEQAFPVLMERFISQSSDQPSRVINALVRTGMRFAENMLSLIEEADQNRQAMGLIGCEAIARSLCPTCFVDTSREQFLNDLRTQEKWPTLMVEEIGADLIERIIRAIAAIAESGSIGLRSQAVRILGCLKADKYTSLIREMLHDADHAVRLAAIFALSEIGDAAAAEELIDCAQNGDTQEQAAAITALGRLKIVHAEHILVDMISSDDNQVCEAAVTALGEMGSVSSQIVLQELMRGTNHKLQKVAAKAVFGGVAHRKPVLSDVEQRLAAKRRKVSPIAMISPDAVLRFGVTQMRSYDERELTECIARVCSDYCATRRYMIELGLMTRSNGVYEFTPSGESTWRVEQFICQRYLAKAGRCMLFTQ, via the coding sequence TTGGAAGATTCAAGAATAATTGAATTAGTGTTGTCTGGCGATCATGAGGCTTTTGGTCTGCTGATGGACCGATATTATGCAATGGTTTACCGGTTGTGCTTCAATATGAGCGGCAATGTGCCGGATGCCGAGGAACTTGCACACGATTCATTTGTGGAGGCTTATCTAAACCTCAGCCAGCTTCGCGAACCGGAGAAGTTCGCTGGGTGGCTCAAGACCATAGCGCTTAACATCTGCCGGATGTGGTATCGCAAAAATCAGCAGAGAGACTTGGAGTTGGTCGAAGAACACATCGCATCAGTCGATGAAGGCGATGAGGATTCTTCTATCTATGCACGCATGTCCTATGGCTTGAGCACACTTTCAACTTCTCACCGTTTGGTTATAGCGCTTTATTATCACGAGGGTCTGTCTTACGATGAGATAGCAACATTCCTGGAAGTGCCCAAGGGTACGGTTATGAGCCGCCTGCATCGCGCGCGTCAAGCATTGAAAGAGGTAATGGAACAGATGACCGAATACGAAGAGATTCCAGATGTGCCTGACGACAAGTTCAAAGAGGTCGTGCAGGCCGAAATCGCTGTGCTTATGAAGATGTTTCCCGATGAGCCTAATGTGCCTGAGCGCCTGACTCTGGTCCTTAAGAAGTCGCCGGGACGACTGGCCGATCTGGTTGCGGGTGCAAATGCGGATGAGATGCTGCGGAATATTGCGATACTGCTGCCGCATCTGGGGAGCGAAGCAATTGACACGGTCCTGAGCTGCCGTTTCTCCGATGATGAGTATAAAGTCTCAAAGACGAGCCAGCTTCTGCGGATATACGCCTCCAGGTGCGGGATGGTTTCACCGCGCGAAGGCATGCCGGATATCGCCTCAAAAGAAGCTTATCTGCTTCTGGACAGGCTGTTTGCCCACCCGGCAGACGACAGTGCCAAGGCTGAAGTCCTGCTGGAGATGATGGAAGCATCCGAGCACTCTTGCCCGGCGCTCTTGTTTGCAAATGCGTTGATGTGCTATGAACAGGCCTTTCCTGTTTTGATGGAGAGGTTCATCAGTCAATCCTCCGATCAGCCGTCCAGGGTTATAAATGCTCTGGTTCGGACGGGAATGCGCTTCGCCGAAAATATGCTATCGCTGATTGAGGAGGCAGATCAAAACCGTCAAGCCATGGGCCTGATCGGCTGTGAAGCAATTGCCAGGTCGCTTTGTCCGACGTGTTTTGTCGACACGAGCCGCGAACAGTTTCTGAACGACTTGCGCACCCAGGAAAAGTGGCCGACGCTTATGGTCGAAGAGATAGGCGCAGACCTGATTGAAAGAATAATCCGGGCGATAGCTGCTATAGCTGAAAGTGGCTCCATTGGTCTGCGCAGTCAGGCTGTTCGTATATTGGGGTGTTTGAAAGCAGACAAATACACCAGCCTAATCCGTGAAATGCTCCACGATGCGGACCATGCTGTGAGGCTTGCGGCTATTTTTGCTTTGTCGGAGATCGGAGATGCAGCAGCGGCTGAGGAACTCATCGACTGCGCTCAAAATGGCGATACCCAGGAGCAAGCCGCAGCAATAACAGCCCTCGGCAGGCTTAAAATCGTGCATGCCGAGCATATCTTGGTGGATATGATATCCAGTGATGACAATCAAGTCTGTGAGGCAGCCGTGACCGCTCTTGGTGAAATGGGAAGCGTCAGTTCGCAAATTGTGCTGCAGGAACTGATGCGCGGCACAAATCACAAATTGCAAAAGGTTGCCGCAAAAGCAGTATTTGGCGGAGTCGCGCATAGAAAGCCGGTGCTTTCAGATGTTGAGCAAAGACTTGCCGCGAAGCGCCGCAAAGTTAGCCCGATTGCAATGATTTCACCCGATGCCGTGTTGCGTTTTGGTGTGACCCAGATGCGTAGCTATGACGAACGAGAACTCACCGAATGCATTGCCCGTGTCTGTTCGGATTATTGCGCTACCAGGCGTTATATGATCGAATTGGGATTGATGACGCGCTCCAATGGCGTTTACGAGTTCACTCCAAGTGGTGAATCAACCTGGCGTGTCGAGCAATTTATATGCCAACGCTATTTAGCAAAGGCTGGTAGATGTATGTTATTTACACAGTAA
- a CDS encoding family 10 glycosylhydrolase, with protein MFKWIISALLAIIPLTAWASETVDYKCINPVVEIRGIWVNADAIPKTDSGIRELVRTYHKANINVLFPEVIARGYAAYPTKLLTRDPRFKDAVDPLPPMIEEAHRLGMEVHPWVWVFRAGYTKDRGAILNAHPGWVMLSKYGEDLSANGGLWISPNIPAARDFLACLFAELVKKYDVDGLHLDYIRYEVQSPTPYGYNTTARCTFQHQYGIDPADIDRLSTNQILWNKFRERQINSFVQRIAMQTRALKPHVKISAAVGSDPVTARLNLMQNWVNWVDNGWVDFITPMAYTANDATFTQLVTDQMAAVDGKTLIAPGIGLHMQKDNPEQSIGQIGIARQLMAGGEALFASSYYTDGLASALEQSAYKSPAELPFRDPLSKCRLLCNLTANTSDSALKNFYSQRAWPLARYADYITKDKPYISPTDPPLVIPENIVPLPNVEIPKTDKPIVIDGKLDDGAWADAAKVKLDYTNEGGSAPVETTALLTYDNDNLYVAFHADEPLMSKLKANVTKRDGPTFYDDSVEVFVDPANQRRTYYHLSTNTLGTEFDQKVFNPGWNGEWKSGAQTGADGYSVEMAIPFKEFGMSTPAPGTKWALNLTRNRTTSGAMAYLTWAVPYGTFHSPDRFGTVVFD; from the coding sequence ATGTTCAAATGGATTATATCTGCTCTACTCGCAATCATACCACTCACAGCATGGGCATCGGAGACGGTTGATTATAAGTGCATCAATCCGGTGGTCGAAATTCGGGGAATATGGGTCAATGCGGACGCAATACCCAAGACCGATTCGGGCATACGTGAGCTTGTGCGGACATATCACAAGGCAAATATCAATGTCCTCTTTCCTGAAGTGATAGCCAGAGGTTATGCCGCATATCCAACTAAGCTGCTGACCCGCGACCCTCGATTCAAGGATGCTGTCGATCCCCTGCCGCCAATGATTGAAGAGGCTCACAGACTGGGGATGGAGGTCCACCCATGGGTGTGGGTATTTCGCGCCGGCTACACAAAGGACAGAGGCGCAATCCTTAACGCTCACCCGGGCTGGGTCATGCTCAGCAAATACGGAGAAGACTTGTCGGCCAATGGAGGACTATGGATCAGCCCGAATATACCCGCCGCCAGAGATTTTCTTGCATGTCTTTTCGCTGAACTGGTCAAAAAGTATGATGTCGATGGGCTGCATCTGGACTACATACGCTACGAAGTGCAGTCCCCTACCCCTTATGGATACAACACGACAGCCAGATGTACATTCCAGCATCAATATGGGATCGATCCTGCGGATATAGACCGGCTCTCGACCAACCAGATACTCTGGAACAAGTTCAGGGAAAGACAAATAAACTCATTCGTCCAGAGGATCGCCATGCAGACACGCGCGCTCAAGCCCCATGTGAAAATATCGGCAGCAGTCGGGTCCGACCCGGTGACCGCACGGCTCAATCTGATGCAGAACTGGGTGAACTGGGTGGACAACGGATGGGTGGACTTTATAACCCCGATGGCTTACACGGCAAATGACGCCACGTTTACACAATTGGTGACTGACCAGATGGCTGCTGTGGACGGAAAGACTCTCATTGCACCGGGAATTGGGCTGCATATGCAGAAAGACAACCCTGAGCAGAGCATAGGGCAGATTGGGATCGCTCGCCAATTGATGGCCGGAGGCGAGGCTCTGTTTGCTTCGTCATACTACACTGACGGATTAGCATCGGCTCTCGAGCAAAGCGCATATAAATCACCAGCGGAGCTGCCTTTCAGGGACCCGCTGAGCAAATGCAGACTGCTCTGTAATCTTACTGCAAATACGAGTGATAGTGCGCTGAAGAATTTCTATTCACAGCGGGCATGGCCACTGGCGCGCTATGCCGATTACATAACAAAAGACAAGCCGTATATATCGCCGACTGACCCGCCGCTGGTGATACCGGAGAATATAGTCCCATTACCTAATGTGGAGATACCAAAGACGGACAAGCCTATAGTCATAGACGGCAAGCTAGATGATGGCGCATGGGCCGATGCGGCAAAGGTCAAACTCGATTACACAAATGAAGGCGGCAGCGCGCCAGTCGAGACGACTGCACTTTTGACATATGACAACGATAATCTCTACGTGGCATTCCACGCAGATGAGCCGCTGATGAGTAAGCTCAAAGCAAACGTAACCAAGCGGGATGGGCCGACGTTTTATGATGATTCGGTTGAAGTATTCGTCGATCCGGCGAACCAAAGGCGCACGTATTATCACCTTTCTACCAATACTCTGGGGACCGAGTTCGATCAGAAGGTCTTCAACCCGGGCTGGAACGGTGAATGGAAATCGGGTGCGCAGACAGGCGCTGACGGCTATAGTGTGGAAATGGCAATACCGTTCAAGGAATTCGGGATGAGCACCCCAGCTCCGGGCACAAAGTGGGCACTTAACTTGACGCGAAACCGCACTACATCGGGAGCGATGGCATACCTCACCTGGGCTGTGCCATACGGCACTTTCCACAGCCCGGACAGATTTGGGACTGTAGTGTTTGATTAA